The DNA sequence CATGAAATCAACTGTGTCATCCATAGTAATGAATGGATACGTCCAGTAAAGGATGAAATCGAGAAGGACTTTTACGAGAGCAGTGAAAAAGTGACGCTAGATAAAATAAAAAAGCGAACATTCATGGATTATATAAAGGAATCTGCGGCAAAGGTTGTATCTCCACTTTTATAGTATTTGACAAAATTCAGAACATTGATTATTCTACCTCTTTTTTTATATCCATATGCTTCTTTTTTTCCGAATAGCGGTATATGATGAATATAAGAAGCGGCGATAATGATGTTCCATTTTTTAACATATTTAAAAACTAAATAGCTTGGCGTTTTATCTTGATTGCTGGTACCTATATGGTGCCAGCAATTTGTGGTTTTTAAGGGTAATGAAGATGATTCTAATTATCAATAAGCTGCTTCTTCATTCAAAAAAAGGAGTTGAGCATATGGAACTGAAGAATAAGTCGATGACTGAGGCCTCACCATTTATCTCATGCTGTTTGAAAGCTTCTTCGCTCGTTTCTACCCATAGACAATTGATTTTCTCTCTACTTGGTGGCCTATTTTTACTTTTTGCTTATATCATTGATAGGTACGACCTTTCGAGTATCGCCATTGCCTTTTACGCTATTTCCTATCTTATTGGGGGGTATTATAAGGCAAAGGAAGGAGTAGTTGATTTATTTAAAGATAGATCACTAAACGTAGAAATCTTAATGCTCCTTGCAGCAATTGGCGCTGCCTCCATTGGCTACTGGGGTGAAGGTGCTATTTTGATCTTTATTTTTTCTTTAAGCGGTGCAATGGAAACATACACGTGGCAGAAAAGTGAAAAGGATTTATCAAGACTCATGAGCCTAGCACCTAATAAAGCAACTGTCATAGGTGACGCCGGGGCTCTTAGGACCGTATTTATTGATGCCATTCATATTGGTGATCGTGTATTAGTGAGACCAGGAGAACGTATTCCTGTTGATGGTATCGTCATATTAGGTGAATCTACTGTAGACGAATCTACTTTAACTGGTGAGGCGATCCCTGTCATAAAACAAGCAAATAGCGACGTTTTTAACGGGACGATGAACGGAAAGGGCTCTTTAACAATTGAAGTTAGTAAGCGCAATGCTGATTCCCTCTTTCATAAAATGATTAAGCTCGTGCAGCAAGCAAAGTCGGAACGTCCCCCTACACAGCAATGGATTGAAAAAATTGAAGGACCATATGTCCTAGTCGTGCTCACAATGGTTGGTATCATGCTCATTGTTCCGTATATGTTTTTCGATTGGAGCTTTACAGAGACCTTTTACCGAGCAATGGTACTACTCGTCGTTGCTTCTCCATGCGCAGTTGTAGCATCCGTCATGCCGGCTTTACTCTCTGCTATTTCAAGCGGTGCACGTAACGGGGTTTTAATGAAAGGCGGTATATTTTTAGAGCAATTAAGCAAAGCGGACGTCATTGCTTTTGATAAAACTGGTACGATTACAAATGGGAAGCCAGAGGTAACCGACGTACTTATCGAAGATGCTGTTTCCCCAGCAGATTTTTATCGTGCTATCACTGCTATTGAACGACAATCGAATCATCCGTTGGCGAAGGCGCTCGTTAACTATTGTAGTGAAAAAGAGGCTGGGCCTTATCCAGAACTAGCCTTTATTGAGGATATTACTGGTTACGGTGTAAAAGCGATGGTGGATGATGCAGAGTGGTGCATTGGTAGCTATGCTTTAATGAAAAAACAAGGAGACAATAGCTTAAGTCATGAGTGGCTACAAGAAGAAAAACTTTATCGTAATGCTGGAAAAACAGTCGTTTATGTCAGTAGAAATGGTGCTATTATTGGTGCCTTCGGTGTGAAAGACCAAATTCGTCATAATGCAAAGGCAACGTTACATGAACTGAGGAAGCTCGGTCTAAAAACAGTCATGATTACTGGCGATCATGAAGAGACTGCTGCTTCTATCGCCGCGGAAGCAGGCGTCGATGATTGGATTTCTGAAAGTCTACCTGAAGAAAAAGTAGAGGAAGTTGTGCGATTAAAAGGGCAATACGATTCCGTCATAATGGTAGGAGACGGTATTAACGATGCCCCTGCGCTAGCAAAAGCAGACATCGGGATTGCGATGGGCTCTGGTACAGATGTAGCGATTGATACGGCAGATCTCGTATTAATGAAAAGCGAATTAAATAAAATTAAGCTCACACTTCTATTATCGAAAAGAATGAACCGCATCATTAAACAAAACCTAGTTTTCTCTGTATCCGTCATCATATTACTCATTATCGGTAATTTTTTTCAACACGTTTCTCTTCCACTCGGCGTCATTGGCCACGAGGGTAGTACGATATTAGTCATATTAAACGGCTTACGACTTCTGAAGACGTAATCCATTTTGGAGAAAACCCACTCCTGTTACGATGAGGCCACTGAAAAAGTGGTGTTCTTTCACTTTTTCAGTGGCCCTTGTTACGAGTAGCTAGGGTGGGTTTTCGTTTGATTAATAAATTCCTTTAATATATGATTAAGCGCATGAACCTTTTTTGTCGGTACTTGATGTCCTGTATTCCCTACTAAGATCATCGATACATCACCTGAAATATATTTCTTAAATAAATGACGATAATGGTGCACATAATCATCGCGTTGTCCATATATCAACAGGAGTGGACAAGTAATCTTTTTTAATCGATCGGTAGCATTGTACACAAGCCCCATTCGATAGTATTCCTCTAAAAACTCTGGTGACACTTTTTTAATATAGGATGATAGATCCTTTTTGTTTTCTCGCTTTTTTTCATGGGCAATTGCAAGTACATTGGAAATGAGTCCCATCAATTTTTTACTCGTTGCCCAGATACCTAGCTTAAATTCATTGCGAAGTAAAAAGCTATTCACTTCTGAAAAACCACCGATAAGCATGATTCCACTCGTTCTTTCAGGGTAGTTAATCGCAAATTCTTGTACGACAGAACCACCGTTTGAATAGCCACAATATACGCTTTTTTTATGTCGCAATCATCTAACACACGTGCAACATCTTCAGCAACTACGGCCATCGAAAGCTCTCTTTCATCTGTCCCGCTACGTCCATTCCCTCGTAGATCTAGAGTAATAACCGTAAATTGATCACTCATACCATCCTTTTGACCACGGAAGGTTACATGCCCCATTCCAGGAGGGTGAATAAACACAATAGGCGGCCCAGAAC is a window from the Evansella cellulosilytica DSM 2522 genome containing:
- a CDS encoding heavy metal translocating P-type ATPase, with protein sequence MELKNKSMTEASPFISCCLKASSLVSTHRQLIFSLLGGLFLLFAYIIDRYDLSSIAIAFYAISYLIGGYYKAKEGVVDLFKDRSLNVEILMLLAAIGAASIGYWGEGAILIFIFSLSGAMETYTWQKSEKDLSRLMSLAPNKATVIGDAGALRTVFIDAIHIGDRVLVRPGERIPVDGIVILGESTVDESTLTGEAIPVIKQANSDVFNGTMNGKGSLTIEVSKRNADSLFHKMIKLVQQAKSERPPTQQWIEKIEGPYVLVVLTMVGIMLIVPYMFFDWSFTETFYRAMVLLVVASPCAVVASVMPALLSAISSGARNGVLMKGGIFLEQLSKADVIAFDKTGTITNGKPEVTDVLIEDAVSPADFYRAITAIERQSNHPLAKALVNYCSEKEAGPYPELAFIEDITGYGVKAMVDDAEWCIGSYALMKKQGDNSLSHEWLQEEKLYRNAGKTVVYVSRNGAIIGAFGVKDQIRHNAKATLHELRKLGLKTVMITGDHEETAASIAAEAGVDDWISESLPEEKVEEVVRLKGQYDSVIMVGDGINDAPALAKADIGIAMGSGTDVAIDTADLVLMKSELNKIKLTLLLSKRMNRIIKQNLVFSVSVIILLIIGNFFQHVSLPLGVIGHEGSTILVILNGLRLLKT
- a CDS encoding alpha/beta fold hydrolase, which gives rise to MPWTKDEGKADIYYEIEGSGPPIVFIHPPGMGHVTFRGQKDGMSDQFTVITLDLRGNGRSGTDERELSMAVVAEDVARVLDDCDIKKAYIVAIQTVVLSYKNLRLTTLKERVESCLSVVFQK
- a CDS encoding alpha/beta fold hydrolase, giving the protein MNYPERTSGIMLIGGFSEVNSFLLRNEFKLGIWATSKKLMGLISNVLAIAHEKKRENKKDLSSYIKKVSPEFLEEYYRMGLVYNATDRLKKITCPLLLIYGQRDDYVHHYRHLFKKYISGDVSMILVGNTGHQVPTKKVHALNHILKEFINQTKTHPSYS